A stretch of Synechococcus sp. WH 8020 DNA encodes these proteins:
- a CDS encoding Calx-beta domain-containing protein, with the protein MCIRDRNEGDQNSTAFSFTVTREGDLSNDSSVLWSVINDSTTDNDFLNGSPLSGEIFFTDGSASQTITVNVAGDTQVETNETFSVVLSSANNATINTASASAIIINDDQEDTPVSPSEQIIFSDDFESANFENNWQQDSQNDWRRRQNARSIDNFSAEFDGRANNATLQLRESLDISYFDDVEISVQWLIETSFDNYEFLAIDVSIDNGSWQEINRLSGASGIGGDEQSGNPFQDGVFKLSDYLTNFANASTLDLRFRGTASRGNEDGYLDNIIITGLNQNGVKPTPTLAIAADSPTQNEGDQNSTAFSFTITREGDLSNDSSVLWSVINDSTTDNDFLNGSPLSGEIFFTDGSASQTITVNVAGDTQVETNETFSVVLSSANNATINTASASAIIINDDQEDTPVSPSEQIIFSDDFESANFENNWQQDSQNDWRRRQNARSIDNFSAEFDGQANNATLQLRESLDISYFDDVEVSVQWLIETSFDTNEFLAIDVSIDNGSWQEINRLSGASGIGGDEQSGNPFQDGVFKLSDSLTDFADASTLDLRFRGTASRGNEDGYLDNVIITGLNQNSESSFASINQFNSSYSLTDFGLLPDPIA; encoded by the coding sequence AGATGTGTATAAGAGACAGAAATGAAGGTGATCAAAACAGCACTGCTTTCTCTTTCACCGTCACCAGAGAAGGTGATCTCTCGAATGACAGCTCCGTTCTCTGGTCTGTCATCAATGACTCAACAACTGATAATGATTTCTTAAATGGCTCTCCTCTTTCCGGAGAGATCTTTTTTACGGATGGTAGTGCATCTCAAACCATCACAGTTAATGTCGCAGGAGATACACAAGTCGAAACGAATGAAACCTTCTCTGTGGTTCTTTCTTCGGCCAACAACGCAACCATTAATACTGCTTCTGCATCAGCAATCATCATTAACGATGATCAAGAAGATACTCCTGTTTCCCCAAGTGAACAGATTATCTTCTCCGATGACTTTGAATCAGCAAACTTTGAGAACAACTGGCAACAAGACTCTCAAAACGACTGGCGACGACGTCAAAATGCAAGATCGATAGACAACTTCTCCGCTGAATTTGATGGTCGGGCCAATAACGCAACGCTTCAATTGCGTGAATCACTCGACATTTCTTACTTTGACGACGTTGAGATCAGTGTGCAATGGCTTATTGAAACGTCTTTTGACAACTATGAGTTCCTGGCCATTGACGTATCCATTGACAATGGATCGTGGCAAGAAATTAATAGATTATCAGGAGCAAGTGGGATTGGCGGAGACGAACAATCGGGAAATCCTTTTCAAGATGGTGTCTTTAAATTAAGTGACTATCTTACTAATTTTGCCAACGCATCGACTTTAGACCTGAGATTTAGAGGCACGGCCAGCAGAGGAAACGAAGATGGTTATCTTGATAATATAATCATTACAGGATTGAATCAAAATGGGGTAAAGCCTACGCCTACCCTCGCCATTGCTGCTGACTCACCAACACAAAATGAAGGTGATCAAAACAGCACTGCTTTCTCTTTCACCATCACCAGAGAAGGTGATCTCTCGAATGACAGCTCCGTTCTCTGGTCTGTCATCAATGACTCAACAACTGATAATGATTTCTTAAATGGCTCTCCTCTTTCCGGAGAGATCTTTTTTACGGATGGTAGTGCATCTCAAACCATCACAGTTAATGTCGCAGGAGATACACAAGTCGAAACGAATGAAACCTTCTCTGTGGTTCTTTCTTCGGCCAACAACGCAACCATTAATACTGCTTCTGCATCAGCAATCATCATTAACGATGATCAAGAAGATACTCCTGTTTCCCCAAGTGAACAGATTATCTTCTCCGATGACTTTGAATCAGCAAACTTTGAGAACAACTGGCAACAAGACTCTCAAAACGATTGGCGACGACGTCAAAATGCAAGATCGATAGACAACTTCTCCGCTGAATTTGATGGTCAGGCCAATAACGCAACGCTTCAATTGCGTGAATCACTCGACATTTCTTACTTTGACGACGTTGAGGTCAGTGTGCAATGGCTTATTGAAACGTCTTTTGACACCAATGAGTTTCTGGCCATTGACGTATCCATTGACAATGGATCGTGGCAAGAAATTAATAGATTATCAGGAGCCAGTGGGATTGGCGGAGACGAACAATCGGGAAATCCTTTTCAAGATGGTGTCTTTAAATTAAGTGACTCTCTTACTGATTTTGCCGACGCATCCACTTTAGACCTGAGATTTAGAGGCACGGCCAGCAGAGGAAATGAAGATGGTTATCTTGATAATGTCATAATTACAGGTTTGAATCAAAATTCTGAGTCAAGCTTTGCTTCTATCAATCAATTCAACTCTTCTTATTCTCTAACAGATTTTGGGTTACTCCCCGACCCAATTGCTTGA
- a CDS encoding B12-binding domain-containing radical SAM protein, translated as MLAFPSTYTVGITSLGYQLVWASLAMRSDLDVRRLFTDQGDPQHRRCDLFGLSLSWELDGPVLLDLLEQQRIPLWSHERGDQDPIVFGGGPVLTANPEPLAPFFDVVLLGDGEELLPAFIDALLQVRDEPRHKRLHHLAQIPGIYVPDLHAPQFSADGALLGLQPREADLPERIAKQTWRGNSLSHSTVITPEAAWPDIHMVEVVRSCPELCRFCLASYLTLPFRTPSLDDGLIPAVEKGLKATRRLGLLGASVTQHPQFNDLLQWLDQDRFDDLRVSVSSVRAATVTPQLAGTLSRRGSKSVTIAIESGSDRMRRVVNKKLSREEISVAARYAKEGGLKSLKLYGMVGLPTEQDDDIEATADLLLDLKKRTPGLRFTLGVSTFVPKAHTPFQWQGVRPEADKRLKRLAKRLKPKGVELRPESYGWSVIQALLSRSDRRLAPVIAAVRGSQETLGGWKKAYRAARADELPPASSAGVLLPRPPAWEEVVHHTWGDHHILPWCHLDGPLPSNTLLKHQRQALSPENAPEQA; from the coding sequence GTGCTGGCATTCCCCAGCACCTACACCGTGGGCATCACCAGCCTTGGCTACCAACTCGTATGGGCCAGCTTGGCCATGCGCTCCGATCTCGATGTCAGGAGGCTGTTTACAGATCAGGGGGATCCTCAACACCGTCGCTGCGATCTCTTCGGCCTATCTCTGAGCTGGGAACTCGATGGGCCTGTTCTGTTGGATCTCCTGGAACAACAGAGAATTCCCCTCTGGAGCCATGAACGAGGTGATCAGGATCCAATCGTGTTCGGCGGTGGTCCCGTTCTGACCGCCAACCCCGAACCGCTGGCCCCATTTTTTGATGTCGTCCTTCTCGGGGATGGAGAAGAGCTGCTGCCCGCCTTCATCGATGCCCTGCTTCAAGTGCGGGACGAACCCCGTCACAAGCGCCTTCATCATTTGGCGCAGATTCCTGGCATCTACGTGCCCGATCTCCATGCTCCGCAATTCAGTGCCGACGGTGCCCTTCTCGGGCTACAACCCAGGGAGGCAGATCTACCTGAGCGCATTGCGAAGCAAACCTGGAGGGGCAACAGCCTGAGCCACTCCACGGTGATCACCCCTGAGGCCGCGTGGCCCGACATCCACATGGTGGAGGTGGTGCGCAGCTGCCCAGAGCTGTGTCGCTTCTGCTTAGCGAGTTATCTCACCTTGCCCTTCCGAACCCCATCTCTTGATGACGGCCTGATTCCTGCAGTCGAGAAAGGACTGAAGGCAACCCGTCGTCTCGGCTTGCTCGGTGCCTCCGTGACCCAACATCCTCAATTCAACGACTTACTGCAGTGGCTGGATCAAGACCGCTTTGATGACTTACGCGTCAGTGTCAGCTCCGTGCGAGCTGCCACCGTGACTCCTCAACTCGCTGGAACTCTGAGTCGCCGCGGTAGCAAGTCGGTGACGATCGCCATCGAGAGTGGAAGTGATCGGATGAGACGCGTCGTGAACAAGAAACTCAGCCGCGAAGAAATCAGCGTCGCCGCCCGGTACGCAAAAGAAGGTGGACTCAAAAGCCTCAAGCTGTACGGAATGGTGGGACTACCTACGGAGCAGGACGACGACATCGAGGCAACCGCTGATCTACTACTAGATCTCAAGAAACGCACCCCAGGGCTGCGCTTCACCTTGGGCGTGAGCACCTTCGTTCCAAAAGCCCACACCCCATTTCAGTGGCAAGGGGTCAGGCCAGAAGCTGACAAACGCCTCAAACGACTGGCCAAACGACTGAAACCGAAGGGTGTGGAACTCCGACCTGAGAGCTATGGCTGGAGCGTGATCCAGGCCCTGCTCTCACGCAGTGACCGTCGACTTGCGCCCGTCATCGCAGCTGTTCGAGGCTCCCAGGAGACTCTTGGCGGTTGGAAAAAGGCCTATCGCGCCGCACGCGCAGACGAATTACCACCCGCCAGCTCCGCCGGAGTGCTGTTACCCCGGCCCCCCGCCTGGGAAGAGGTCGTCCATCACACATGGGGCGATCACCACATTCTTCCCTGGTGTCATCTTGATGGCCCCTTGCCCAGCAACACGCTTCTCAAGCATCAACGCCAAGCGCTGAGTCCAGAGAACGCTCCCGAACAGGCCTGA
- a CDS encoding ClC family H(+)/Cl(-) exchange transporter: MSAASELKEKQDPSGSSRSIRRLLERRWLVVVLALMFTGLGAALTGVLFKGGIKVLGGWRLELLADLPAWAVLPGLGATGGLVSGLLVSRLAPSAGGSGITHIMGFLNHRAVPMGLKVGLVKLVAGIVAIGSGFPLGPEGPAVQMGGSVAWQLARWLRAPAAFRRVIVAAGGGAGIAAVFHAPIGGFFYAIEELLHSVRPVVMLLVIVTTFLADAWADVLGLTGLSTGGSGLNTGLGFQLEKEYEPLVRFLPIDLGYLIGLGVVVGVLAELYCRYVIAMQKQGHRWFGDRLVLRMVISGALLGGVYSCLPSEFHNLEGLQNLIGDGKADIPMALGTFVVLFFSTGLAAASGAPGGLFFPMLTLGGAIGLACGIWVEALTGHVPSTYVFAGMGAFVASCSRTPITAMFLAFALTKDLLVLKPILVACLASFLIARLFDHRSIYERQMGLELLEEDHLQAENERRRGLHDE; encoded by the coding sequence ATGTCTGCAGCTAGCGAACTGAAAGAAAAACAAGATCCATCCGGTTCGAGTCGGAGCATTCGCCGGCTGCTTGAACGCCGCTGGCTGGTTGTTGTGCTCGCCTTGATGTTCACGGGCCTTGGCGCAGCCCTCACAGGGGTGTTGTTCAAGGGAGGCATCAAAGTTTTAGGTGGCTGGCGCCTGGAACTTCTGGCAGACCTTCCCGCTTGGGCCGTTCTGCCTGGCTTAGGTGCAACAGGTGGTTTGGTGTCTGGATTGCTGGTCTCTCGGCTGGCACCATCAGCAGGTGGATCCGGAATCACCCACATCATGGGATTCCTGAACCATCGGGCCGTTCCGATGGGTCTCAAGGTGGGCTTGGTCAAATTGGTTGCGGGAATCGTCGCCATCGGCAGTGGCTTCCCCCTCGGGCCGGAAGGTCCCGCCGTTCAGATGGGGGGATCGGTGGCCTGGCAACTGGCGCGTTGGCTAAGAGCACCTGCGGCATTCCGTCGCGTGATCGTTGCCGCGGGCGGTGGAGCAGGGATTGCGGCCGTGTTTCATGCTCCTATTGGCGGATTTTTCTACGCCATTGAGGAATTACTGCACTCCGTAAGACCAGTCGTAATGCTGCTGGTGATCGTCACCACCTTTTTGGCAGATGCCTGGGCGGATGTATTGGGGTTAACGGGTTTAAGCACGGGTGGTAGCGGGCTGAACACTGGCCTTGGCTTTCAGCTGGAGAAGGAATACGAACCACTGGTGAGGTTTTTGCCCATCGATCTGGGATACCTGATCGGACTGGGCGTTGTTGTGGGTGTGTTGGCCGAGCTGTATTGCCGCTATGTCATCGCCATGCAGAAACAGGGGCATCGGTGGTTCGGCGACCGCCTCGTTCTGCGGATGGTGATCAGCGGAGCACTGCTGGGTGGGGTGTATTCATGCCTCCCCTCAGAATTTCACAACCTCGAGGGCTTACAGAACCTCATCGGTGATGGGAAAGCTGATATTCCAATGGCGCTAGGCACCTTTGTGGTGCTCTTTTTCAGTACGGGATTAGCAGCGGCGTCTGGTGCACCCGGAGGCTTGTTTTTCCCAATGCTGACCCTGGGCGGTGCCATCGGCCTCGCCTGTGGGATTTGGGTGGAAGCACTGACTGGCCACGTCCCCAGCACCTATGTCTTTGCAGGGATGGGAGCCTTCGTAGCCAGTTGTTCACGCACACCGATTACGGCCATGTTTTTGGCCTTCGCTCTCACCAAGGATTTGTTGGTCTTAAAACCAATCCTGGTGGCCTGCTTAGCGAGTTTTCTGATCGCACGCCTGTTTGATCACCGCTCGATCTACGAACGACAGATGGGACTTGAGTTGCTGGAAGAAGATCACCTCCAAGCCGAAAACGAACGTCGGAGAGGCCTGCACGATGAATGA
- a CDS encoding O-antigen ligase family protein, with protein sequence MTLLSKRVIQQIDASRPLEASLWGWRCFQIGLFLLPSSALLASLLLFPSLLMGSWRSGRPFWSDPWNAPLFLASLLMVIGCFSSYSGSLAWVGMGNWLPFFWAFWGFQPYVSSADARRRSALWLVAGSFPVVLTGLGQLWWGWQGPWQVLGGLIIWFMTPGGEPEGRLSGLFDYANIAAAWLALVWPFALATLIQPGLSKLRRGVVLALVVAFVTALVLTESRNGWGALVLALPIVLGPPSWPWLVPLLVVGLGLLFVSVVPGVPLLLQDPARSLLPEGIWGRLSDSQHAGERVLASTRLSQWGVAVQLIAERPWLGWGAAAFSVIYPLRTGQWHGHAHNLPLELAIAHGLPVALLISALVLALLIVALRRGLSRLFDRAWWAAVLTLMVLHCTDLPFFDSRVNIAGWILLAGLRCLIRPVRERSLDSALGVDA encoded by the coding sequence ATGACGTTGCTCTCAAAACGCGTGATCCAGCAAATCGACGCGTCCCGCCCGCTCGAAGCGTCGCTCTGGGGTTGGCGATGTTTCCAGATTGGCCTGTTCTTACTGCCCTCTTCGGCTCTGCTGGCCAGCTTGTTGTTGTTTCCCTCTCTGCTGATGGGCAGTTGGAGGAGTGGGCGTCCGTTTTGGAGTGATCCCTGGAACGCGCCCTTGTTTTTGGCGTCGTTGTTGATGGTGATTGGATGCTTTAGCTCCTATTCCGGATCTCTCGCCTGGGTGGGCATGGGGAACTGGTTGCCTTTCTTTTGGGCGTTTTGGGGCTTTCAGCCCTACGTCAGCTCGGCTGATGCACGCCGTCGCTCAGCGCTTTGGTTGGTGGCGGGCAGCTTCCCAGTGGTGTTGACGGGTTTGGGACAACTGTGGTGGGGCTGGCAAGGTCCCTGGCAAGTTTTGGGTGGATTGATTATTTGGTTCATGACCCCTGGTGGCGAACCAGAGGGTCGTCTGTCAGGACTGTTTGATTACGCCAATATCGCCGCCGCCTGGTTGGCACTGGTTTGGCCGTTCGCGTTGGCCACTCTGATTCAACCTGGTTTGAGCAAGCTGCGGAGGGGTGTTGTTCTGGCCTTGGTGGTTGCTTTTGTGACGGCCCTTGTGCTCACGGAATCACGGAATGGCTGGGGCGCATTGGTGCTGGCGCTGCCGATTGTGTTGGGTCCTCCTAGCTGGCCTTGGCTCGTTCCGTTGTTGGTTGTTGGTCTTGGCTTGTTGTTTGTGTCTGTTGTCCCTGGGGTGCCTTTGTTGCTTCAGGACCCCGCACGGTCACTTTTGCCAGAGGGGATCTGGGGCCGGCTCAGTGATAGTCAGCACGCTGGTGAGCGCGTTCTTGCGTCCACACGCCTGAGTCAGTGGGGTGTGGCGGTTCAGTTGATCGCTGAGAGGCCCTGGCTGGGATGGGGGGCAGCGGCTTTTTCGGTGATTTATCCGCTGAGAACAGGACAATGGCATGGCCATGCTCACAACCTTCCCCTTGAACTGGCCATTGCCCATGGATTGCCAGTGGCGCTGCTGATTTCGGCGCTGGTGCTGGCCTTGTTGATCGTGGCGCTCCGTCGCGGGCTATCACGATTGTTTGATCGCGCCTGGTGGGCAGCAGTGCTGACCTTGATGGTTCTGCACTGCACCGATTTGCCGTTTTTTGATAGCCGCGTGAATATTGCTGGCTGGATTTTGTTAGCGGGATTGCGCTGTTTGATCAGGCCTGTTCGGGAGCGTTCTCTGGACTCAGCGCTTGGCGTTGATGCTTGA
- the acnB gene encoding bifunctional aconitate hydratase 2/2-methylisocitrate dehydratase → MLSTYRENAKERENQGIPPLPLDAAQTQALTELLQKPPAGEEQTLLHLLSERIPPGVDEAAYVKATWLSAVAQGNASSPLITPLEAVQLLGTMVGGYNVAALIELLKHPDETLASCAVQGLSRTLLVYDAFNDVMELASSNRYAQQVVDSWAAAEWFTQRDPLAKEITVSVFKVDGETNTDDLSPATHATTRPDIPLHALAMLETRDPEGLNTIETLKQKGHPVAYVGDVVGTGSSRKSAINSVLWHTGNDIPHVPNKRAGGVIIGGKIAPIFFNTAEDSGALPIECDVSDLNTGDLITIRPYAGTIERDGRVISHFELKPSTISDEVRAGGRIPLMIGRALTDKVRSQLGLPPSETFIRPSAPADTGKGFTLAQKMVGKACGLPGVRPGTSCEPLMTTVGSQDTTGPMTRDEMKELACLGFSADLVMQSFCHTAAYPKPVDLQTQKDLPDFFAQRGGVALRPGDGIIHSWLNRMLLPDTVGTGGDSHTRFPLGISFPGGSGVVAFAAAIGAMPLDMPESVLVRFSGSLQSGVTLRDVVNAIPWVAIQKGLLTVEKANKKNVFNGRIMEIEGLPDLKLEQAFELTDASAERSCAGCTIKLSESTVSEYLSSNVALLKNMIARGYSDARTLARRIKVMEDWLANPQLLEADDDAQYAEVIEINLDELTEPVLACPNDPDNVKLLSEVAGEAVQEVFIGSCMTNIGHYRAAAKVLEEAGDIAARLWVCPPTRMDEDMLKQEGYYATFEAAGSRMEMPGCSLCMGNQARVGDNTTVFSTSTRNFNNRLGKGAQVFLGSAELAAVCALLGRIPTPEEYQRIAAEKIDPLSAELYRYLNFDQIDNFVEQGRVLSASEQAEVMAGA, encoded by the coding sequence ATGCTGAGCACCTATCGCGAGAACGCCAAGGAACGGGAAAATCAGGGCATCCCGCCGCTTCCTCTTGATGCCGCTCAGACCCAGGCCTTAACGGAACTTCTGCAGAAGCCACCAGCGGGGGAAGAGCAGACCTTGCTGCACCTCTTAAGTGAGCGCATTCCTCCCGGCGTCGATGAAGCGGCCTACGTCAAAGCAACCTGGTTGAGTGCCGTCGCCCAAGGCAACGCATCCAGCCCCTTGATAACCCCGTTGGAAGCGGTGCAACTACTCGGCACCATGGTTGGTGGGTACAACGTGGCTGCACTGATCGAACTGCTCAAGCATCCGGACGAGACGCTTGCAAGCTGTGCCGTTCAAGGGCTAAGCCGCACCCTCTTGGTCTACGACGCTTTCAATGACGTCATGGAGCTGGCCAGCAGCAACCGTTACGCCCAACAGGTGGTGGACAGCTGGGCTGCAGCGGAATGGTTTACCCAGCGAGATCCACTGGCCAAAGAGATCACCGTCAGCGTGTTCAAGGTGGACGGCGAAACCAACACCGACGACCTCTCACCAGCCACCCACGCGACCACACGTCCAGACATCCCCTTGCACGCCCTGGCGATGTTGGAAACCCGTGATCCAGAGGGACTCAACACGATCGAAACCCTCAAGCAGAAAGGACATCCCGTGGCCTATGTGGGTGATGTGGTCGGCACGGGAAGCTCTCGAAAAAGCGCCATCAACTCCGTGCTGTGGCATACCGGCAATGACATCCCCCACGTTCCCAACAAGCGCGCTGGCGGGGTGATCATTGGCGGCAAGATTGCGCCAATCTTTTTCAACACAGCGGAAGATTCAGGCGCCTTACCGATCGAGTGTGATGTCAGCGATCTGAACACCGGAGATCTGATCACGATTCGCCCTTACGCCGGCACGATCGAACGCGATGGCAGGGTGATCAGCCATTTTGAACTCAAGCCGAGCACGATCAGCGACGAAGTTCGTGCTGGTGGTCGCATCCCACTGATGATTGGCCGCGCGCTCACCGACAAGGTGCGCAGCCAACTTGGACTTCCCCCTTCTGAAACGTTCATCCGGCCTAGTGCTCCTGCAGACACTGGCAAAGGCTTCACCTTGGCTCAAAAAATGGTGGGCAAAGCCTGCGGTCTTCCAGGAGTCCGTCCAGGCACAAGCTGTGAACCACTGATGACCACCGTTGGCAGTCAAGACACCACCGGGCCGATGACCCGGGACGAAATGAAGGAGTTGGCCTGCCTTGGCTTTTCCGCCGATTTGGTGATGCAGAGCTTCTGCCATACAGCCGCTTACCCCAAACCAGTGGACCTGCAGACCCAGAAAGATCTACCTGATTTCTTTGCCCAACGCGGCGGTGTCGCCCTTCGCCCCGGTGACGGCATCATCCACAGCTGGCTCAATCGCATGCTCTTGCCCGACACCGTGGGCACAGGGGGTGACAGCCACACCCGGTTCCCCCTGGGGATTTCTTTCCCAGGGGGTTCCGGGGTTGTGGCCTTTGCTGCCGCCATCGGCGCCATGCCCCTCGACATGCCCGAATCGGTCTTGGTGCGGTTCAGTGGCTCTCTTCAGTCGGGGGTCACACTCCGCGATGTCGTGAATGCGATCCCCTGGGTTGCGATCCAAAAGGGCCTGCTCACCGTGGAAAAAGCCAACAAGAAAAACGTCTTCAATGGCCGAATCATGGAAATTGAAGGGTTGCCAGATCTCAAGCTGGAGCAGGCCTTCGAGCTCACGGACGCCTCGGCCGAACGCTCTTGCGCAGGCTGCACCATCAAACTCTCCGAAAGCACAGTGAGTGAATATCTGAGCAGCAATGTGGCGCTGCTCAAAAACATGATTGCGCGCGGCTACAGCGATGCCCGCACCCTGGCGCGACGGATCAAGGTGATGGAGGACTGGTTGGCCAACCCCCAACTCCTCGAAGCGGATGACGACGCTCAATACGCCGAAGTGATTGAGATCAATCTGGATGAACTCACCGAGCCCGTTCTCGCCTGCCCGAACGATCCCGACAACGTGAAACTGCTTAGCGAAGTGGCTGGGGAAGCCGTTCAGGAGGTGTTCATCGGCTCTTGCATGACCAACATTGGCCACTACCGCGCGGCGGCCAAAGTGCTCGAAGAGGCCGGCGACATCGCCGCCAGGCTTTGGGTTTGCCCGCCCACGCGCATGGACGAGGACATGCTCAAGCAAGAGGGCTACTACGCCACGTTTGAAGCAGCCGGCAGCCGCATGGAAATGCCAGGCTGCTCGCTTTGCATGGGAAATCAAGCACGGGTCGGGGACAACACCACGGTGTTCTCCACCAGCACCCGCAACTTCAACAACCGGCTTGGCAAAGGCGCACAGGTCTTCCTGGGAAGCGCCGAATTAGCAGCTGTCTGTGCCCTGCTCGGGCGCATCCCTACACCCGAGGAGTACCAGAGGATCGCCGCTGAAAAAATCGACCCACTCTCCGCAGAGCTCTACCGCTATCTCAACTTCGACCAAATCGATAACTTCGTTGAACAAGGTCGGGTGCTGAGTGCTTCAGAACAAGCGGAGGTCATGGCCGGCGCCTGA
- a CDS encoding S8 family serine peptidase, whose protein sequence is MKSSQNFLAAALELIKKTRRSRTSIPEEWLSYSGENEDKSRARELAEEASSLEPSSSTPLNRKVIPLPSNTSKEIILEATSLSIQKIPYEQAKQTLLNKEFTLSSNSNSIEPQGDPTDTYYYVQWGLEDTEFGSNANAAWDLGITGSLSNVIGVIDTGIDYKHPDLHLNIWLNPDEIPDGVVDSNNDGIITFHDLNHSSNLSFAWDLDPIGSYGHGYVDAGDLLNNNIWIDGIDNESNGYIDDLIGWDFANDDNDPFDDNFHGTHVAGTIGALSNNQQGVAGVNWDIQLTPLKFLNADGSGSTQGAIDSINYFNDAASRHDSLFTNNGNARYLATNNSWGGGGYNSALDASIQEGAELGIIFVASAGNDARNNDLVGYYPANYQAIHNNVDHVISVASIDETGAASSFSNYGTETVDIAAPGGSIGSTSPNNRYVYSSGTSMAAPHVSGALGLLASKNSQATSTELIQALYSGADQDNNLSNISKGGKRLNITGSLDVLPQNNTIAAPTLAIAADSPTQNEGDQNSTAFSFTVTREGDLSNDSSVLWSVINDSTTDNDFLNGSPLSGEIFFTDGSASQTITVNVAGDTQVETNETFSVVLSSANNATINTASASAIIINDDQVPAPTLAIAADSPTQNEGDQNSTAFSFTVTREGDLSNDSSVLWSVINDSTTDNDFLNGSPLSGEIFFTDGSASQTITVNVAGDTQVETNETFSVVLSSANNATINTCLLYTS, encoded by the coding sequence ATGAAATCTTCTCAAAACTTTTTAGCTGCGGCTCTCGAGCTCATCAAAAAAACTAGGCGTTCAAGAACTTCAATCCCAGAGGAATGGCTGAGTTATTCGGGAGAAAATGAGGACAAATCAAGAGCAAGAGAATTAGCAGAAGAAGCGAGTTCACTTGAACCCTCAAGCAGTACGCCATTGAACAGAAAAGTAATACCTTTGCCTAGCAATACAAGCAAAGAAATTATCCTCGAAGCCACCTCATTGTCAATCCAGAAAATACCTTATGAACAAGCTAAGCAGACATTGCTGAACAAAGAGTTTACCTTAAGCAGTAACTCAAATTCGATCGAGCCTCAAGGAGACCCAACAGATACTTATTATTACGTACAATGGGGCCTTGAAGATACAGAGTTTGGAAGCAATGCAAATGCAGCATGGGATCTTGGAATAACCGGCTCACTTTCAAACGTCATTGGGGTGATAGACACCGGAATAGACTACAAACACCCTGACCTACACTTAAACATTTGGCTCAACCCGGACGAAATCCCAGATGGAGTTGTTGATAGCAACAATGATGGAATAATCACATTTCATGACCTAAATCACAGCAGCAACTTATCATTTGCTTGGGATCTTGATCCAATAGGAAGCTATGGACATGGCTATGTCGATGCAGGAGATCTACTTAACAACAACATCTGGATTGACGGCATTGACAATGAAAGCAACGGATATATAGATGATTTAATCGGATGGGACTTTGCTAATGATGACAATGACCCTTTTGACGACAATTTTCATGGCACTCATGTTGCTGGAACAATTGGAGCGCTTTCAAATAATCAACAAGGAGTCGCTGGTGTCAACTGGGATATTCAATTAACACCTCTCAAATTTCTTAATGCGGATGGAAGCGGTTCTACTCAGGGAGCAATTGATTCCATAAACTATTTTAATGATGCTGCCAGTAGACACGATTCATTATTCACGAACAATGGTAATGCCCGCTACTTAGCAACAAATAACTCCTGGGGTGGAGGGGGATACAACTCAGCTCTTGATGCATCAATACAGGAAGGAGCAGAACTCGGCATTATTTTTGTAGCTTCTGCAGGCAATGACGCAAGAAATAACGATCTAGTTGGATATTATCCTGCGAACTATCAGGCAATTCACAACAATGTGGATCATGTTATTTCAGTTGCATCAATTGATGAAACTGGAGCAGCTTCCTCATTCAGCAACTATGGGACTGAGACTGTGGATATCGCAGCTCCTGGAGGCAGCATTGGCTCAACGTCGCCAAATAACAGATATGTGTATTCATCGGGGACTTCGATGGCAGCTCCACATGTATCAGGAGCACTAGGACTTTTAGCAAGCAAAAATTCACAAGCCACGAGTACAGAGCTAATCCAAGCTCTGTACTCTGGCGCGGATCAGGACAATAATCTCAGCAACATATCAAAAGGTGGCAAACGCTTAAATATAACTGGCTCACTAGATGTATTGCCTCAGAATAACACCATAGCTGCGCCTACCCTCGCCATTGCTGCTGACTCACCAACACAAAATGAAGGTGATCAAAACAGCACTGCTTTCTCTTTCACCGTCACCAGAGAAGGTGATCTCTCGAATGACAGCTCCGTTCTCTGGTCTGTCATCAATGACTCAACAACTGATAATGATTTCTTAAATGGCTCTCCTCTTTCCGGAGAGATCTTTTTTACGGATGGTAGTGCATCTCAAACCATCACAGTTAATGTCGCAGGAGATACACAAGTCGAAACGAATGAAACCTTCTCTGTGGTTCTTTCTTCGGCCAACAACGCAACCATTAATACTGCTTCTGCATCAGCAATCATCATTAACGATGATCAAGTGCCGGCGCCTACCCTCGCCATTGCTGCTGACTCACCAACACAAAATGAAGGTGATCAAAACAGCACTGCTTTCTCTTTCACCGTCACCAGAGAAGGTGATCTCTCGAATGACAGCTCCGTTCTCTGGTCTGTCATCAATGACTCAACAACTGATAATGATTTCTTAAATGGCTCTCCTCTTTCCGGAGAGATCTTTTTTACGGATGGTAGTGCATCTCAAACCATCACAGTTAATGTCGCAGGAGATACACAAGTCGAAACGAATGAAACCTTCTCTGTGGTTCTTTCTTCGGCCAACAACGCAACCATTAATACCTGTCTCTTATACACATCT